One genomic window of uncultured delta proteobacterium includes the following:
- a CDS encoding conserved exported hypothetical protein (Evidence 4 : Homologs of previously reported genes of unknown function) — translation MRGFRLPLLCLLVCAVWLHAAQAAVAASPDAAPAPVDAGSAHAGHAPDTGTLADQVPRLSPEQQKDPNLAIPGGGEATTRKQTALGALSPEERAVYARVDEKGGAVIPEGILFKDENGKEVDIRSLMNVPVVIAPVYYSCPGTCHLLLSALARILPQVGLEPVKDYRVVSVSFDDTDTPELAAQRKRNFMAATDFTYPADGWVFLSGSKESVSRLMDAIGFRYKRLGRDFIHPTVLVVTAPGGTVSRYLYGQSFMPFDITMSLNEAAKGHVGLSLKRALAYCFTYDAENRRYVFDFMRLAGGIILFGAAVLLFVLLWGGRKKKKA, via the coding sequence ATGCGCGGCTTCCGGCTTCCGCTCCTTTGCCTGCTGGTTTGCGCGGTGTGGCTGCACGCCGCGCAGGCCGCTGTTGCCGCGTCCCCGGACGCCGCTCCCGCTCCCGTTGACGCCGGTTCCGCCCACGCGGGCCATGCGCCGGACACCGGCACGCTTGCGGACCAGGTCCCGCGCCTGAGCCCGGAGCAGCAAAAGGACCCCAATCTGGCTATTCCCGGCGGCGGCGAGGCCACGACCAGGAAGCAGACCGCCCTGGGCGCGCTCAGCCCGGAAGAGCGCGCCGTCTACGCCCGCGTGGACGAAAAAGGTGGAGCCGTCATTCCGGAAGGTATTCTGTTCAAGGACGAAAACGGCAAGGAAGTGGATATCCGCTCTCTGATGAACGTGCCCGTGGTCATCGCGCCGGTGTATTATTCCTGCCCCGGCACCTGTCACCTGCTGCTCTCCGCGCTGGCCCGCATTCTGCCCCAAGTCGGGCTGGAGCCGGTCAAAGACTACCGCGTCGTTTCCGTCAGTTTCGACGACACGGACACTCCGGAGCTGGCCGCGCAGCGCAAGCGCAACTTTATGGCCGCCACGGATTTTACCTACCCGGCCGACGGCTGGGTCTTTCTCAGCGGCAGCAAGGAGTCCGTCAGCCGCCTCATGGACGCCATCGGTTTCCGCTACAAGCGCCTGGGCCGCGATTTCATCCACCCCACAGTGCTGGTGGTCACGGCCCCCGGCGGCACAGTATCCCGCTACCTCTACGGCCAAAGCTTCATGCCCTTTGACATCACCATGTCCCTCAACGAGGCGGCCAAAGGGCACGTCGGCCTGTCCCTTAAAAGGGCGCTGGCCTACTGCTTCACCTACGACGCGGAAAACAGGCGCTACGTGTTTGATTTCATGCGCCTCGCCGGCGGCATCATCCTGTTCGGCGCGGCCGTATTGTTGTTTGTCTTGTTGTGGGGCGGGCGTAAGAAGAAAAAGGCTTAG
- a CDS encoding Cytochrome c-553 gives MKRILIVSSFCMALVFGLAAAGFSADDATLYKRCISCHGADGAKPPHVLKGQKSADLMTKMKGYAAGTYGGSQKALMTNLMKPLSPEDMQALADYIAKL, from the coding sequence ATGAAGCGCATTCTGATAGTCTCTTCTTTCTGTATGGCGCTGGTTTTCGGCCTTGCGGCCGCCGGTTTTTCCGCTGACGACGCCACGTTGTACAAGCGCTGCATCAGCTGCCACGGCGCTGACGGCGCCAAGCCCCCCCATGTGCTCAAAGGTCAGAAATCCGCCGACCTGATGACCAAAATGAAAGGCTACGCCGCCGGGACATACGGCGGTTCGCAAAAAGCCCTGATGACCAACTTGATGAAGCCGCTGTCGCCCGAAGACATGCAGGCCCTGGCCGACTACATAGCGAAACTCTGA
- a CDS encoding hypothetical protein (Evidence 5 : No homology to any previously reported sequences) → MDNFQGCSLLADDQDGTFVTHGLGNHRRFQEGQAMSFYSKGTPYLGVYTKEGGGLHQRKGHCVKGNVSDTFS, encoded by the coding sequence ATGGACAACTTCCAGGGCTGCTCGCTTCTGGCAGACGATCAGGACGGAACGTTTGTCACCCATGGCCTGGGAAACCATCGGCGCTTCCAGGAAGGGCAGGCCATGTCTTTTTATTCCAAAGGCACCCCGTATCTTGGGGTCTACACCAAAGAAGGGGGGGGGCTACACCAAAGAAAGGGGCATTGCGTAAAAGGGAATGTTTCCGACACGTTTTCATGA